The nucleotide sequence TACAGCGATATTTCGTATCGCTTTTTCAGCTATCAATGGGAAACCGAATTACACGATCAGTTGCACGAACTTGTGGACTTGCGCGTCAACGGTTTTAATGAATCGTATTTAGGCGTTAAATTTTTTCCGATTGAATTCGTCGGGCTTGCGGTAAATTGGCGATTCGAACCGGGAGACGGCAGCCAAAACGATCGCTTTCAGCGTTTAGGAGTTGAGCCGTTGACAGTCATTCCGATTTCGGAATATTTAGAATTTGGTGCAGCACTCGGATTTTATTCGTTTATTGAACGCGATAATTTTCAGCCGGGCGATGAAATCGGCGGACAAGTTTCTTTGATTTGGAAACCCTTTTACAAATTGCAAAATCCCCGCGGACTTAAATTGTCTTATGTATTTTTATTGCGCAAGCGCATCGAAGAATCGAAAAATTTAAACATGAAAACCGCTTATCAAAAAATGGACGATGAATATGCGGGCTTTCGCATGCGAGCCGCCATCGAATACGATTTAAAATCCATTCCGCTCGGTTGCGGTTTTGCTTACGAAATGAATCGCGGCACCCTTTTCGGTTTTGAAACCGGTCACCGCATTGAATTTTTCTTCACATCAAATTGGTGAGAATTGATATGAATGTTGCACTAATTTTTGCAGGTGGCTCTGGAACGCGTATGAATACGAAAGCAAAGCCTAAACAATTTTTGATTTTGAGTGGTAGGGCAATTATTATTCATACGCTAGAATATTTTGAAAATCACCCTGAAATTGATGCAATTTGTGTAGTATGTATTGAACCTTGGATTCCTTATTTAAAAACACTTTTAGAAAAGCACAACATTTCAAAAGTCAAGTGGATTGTTCCTGGTGGATCCACGGGGCAAGAATCAATTTATCATGGAATACAAGCAATTCATGACGCAAAAATTTCTGACGATAGTATTGTGCTTGTTCACGATGGTGTGCGCCCTTTGATTACCGAAGAATTGATTACAAACTGCATTG is from Hallerella porci and encodes:
- a CDS encoding IspD/TarI family cytidylyltransferase produces the protein MNVALIFAGGSGTRMNTKAKPKQFLILSGRAIIIHTLEYFENHPEIDAICVVCIEPWIPYLKTLLEKHNISKVKWIVPGGSTGQESIYHGIQAIHDAKISDDSIVLVHDGVRPLITEELITNCIECAKENGNAITVAPAVETIIRTDDNNKIADIYNRSYCHLARAPQCFKVGDFYKAHIQARSEGINDIIDSACLMKRYGHTLHMVEGPTENIKITTPMDFYLFRAIFEARENSQIFGL